The DNA sequence CAGCCGCGGCGCCACCGCGCTCGCCGGCCGACACCTCGTGGCAGGAATCGGTACTGGGCGCCCGGATGCCGCCCGAGCTCTCCCGCACGCTCGACCTGTGGCGTGTCCCCGGGTCCGAGGTCGTCCGGCTCAAAGGCGGGTATCTCGACGACGAACTGCTGCCTCACGCCGCACTCGACGCCGCCATGACCCGGGCGATCAAACGTTCCCGGAGCTGGGGCCGCTACCCCATCGAGGGCAGTCCGGAACTGCGCCGCTGGTTCGCATCCGAGATCGACGCCATCCACGCGTCGGAGGTGATCGTGACCGCCGGCGGACAGACCGCGCTGTCGGTGGCGGTCCGCGCGCTGATCCGGCCAGGAGAGTCCGTGATCGTCGAGAGCCCCACGTACACGGGGCTCATCGCGATCGTCCGCAGTCATGGCGCCGAGGTCATTCCCGTGCCCATGGACTCCGAAGGTATCCGGACCGACCTGCTGGCCGACGCGATCGCCCGCACCGGCAGCCGGCTGCTCGTGGTGCAGCCGGCGTTCGCCAATCCGAGCGGGGTGACGCTGGCCGGACATCGCCGCAGGCAGATCATCGAACTGGCCGAACAGCATTCACTGTTCGTGATCGAAGACGATTACGCGCGGTACCTCGGCATCGACGGTGACCCACCCCCGCCGTTGACGGCACAGGATCCCAATGGCCATGTGGTGCACATCCGTTCGCTCACCAAGCCCGTCGGGCCCGGGATGCGGGTCGCCGCCCTGTGCGCTCGGGGACCCGCACTGGCGCGGCTGCGGGCGGCCAAGATGCTCGACGACTTCTACGTGGCCGGCCCCGTCCAGGAGGCCGCCGTCGAGTTCCTCAACTCCCCCGCGTGGCCCCGGCACAACCGGCAGGTGCGCCGGGCACTCGGAGAGCGCAGGGATGCCCTCCTGGGATCCCTGGGGCGGTTGATCCCACAGATCGAGGTCGCCGCGGTGCCCCGTGGCGGCATGCATCTGTGGGTGCGACTCCCGGACGGGCTCGACGATCGGGACGTGGCGGCGGCCGCTCACGCCGAAGGCGTCATGGTCGGCGAGGGAACGCCGTGGTTTCCCGCCGAATCCGACCACTCTCACCTGCGCCTGACGTTCGGGGAGACGCCGGTGCCCGTCATCGGTGAGGCCGTCTCCCGACTGGCGAAGGTGTTCCGTTAGCGCTTGTTAGGGTCCATGCATGACCCGCAGGCATTGGCTCAGCCTGTGGCTGACCAGCATCGCCCTGTCGATGGCGATCCTCGGGCCCGTCTTCGGTCCGGGATACCTGCTGATCCGTGACATGGTCAGTACTCCCCGCTCGTTCGTCACCGACTCGGCACTCGGCTTGTCCGATTCTGCGCCGCGGGCCGTGCCGCAGGACTGGCTGATCGCCGTCGCCTCCGGCGTGATCGACGGTGGAATCGTGGTCAAGGCACTGACTTTCGCGGCCATCGTGCTGGCCGGCGTCGGGTACGGCCGATTGGCTCGGCGCGTCCTGCCCGCGGCGGGGACACCCGGCATGCTGGCGGCCACGGTCACCGCCGTCTGGAATCCCTATGTGGCCGAACGCCTTCTGCAGGGCCAGTGGAGTCTTCTCGTCGGCTACGCAGCGCTCGGATGGATCCTGGTCGCCGCGGTCGACGTCCGCCGCGGTGGCGGCTGGGCTCGCTGGTCGGTGCTGACGGGCTGGCTCGCCGTCGCCGGGATCACGCCGACCGGTTCGCTACTCGCCGGACTTGTGCTGCTCGCCGGTCTGGTCATCCCGGCGCTTGCCCGGCGCGACTGGCGGATGGCGCTGACCGCGTCCGTGCTCTGGGCGGCGGCGTCCCTCCCGTGGCTGACCGCATCGTTCCTGGGTGCGGGCACCGGCACGGCTGATCCAGGATCCGTCGCGCTGTTCGCGGCCCGCGCGGAGCCGTGGCTCGGAACGGCCGGTTCGCTGCTGGGCCTCGGTGGCGTGTGGAACGCCGACGCCGTACCCGAGAGCCGGACCTCGCCGTGGGCGCTGGTGGCCACCGCCGCCCTCCTGGTTGTTGTCCTCGCCGGGCTCCCGGGACTGTGGCACCGCCGTCGCAACCCGGTGATCAGGGCAGCGGGCGGCCTTGCGGCCGGTTCGGTTGTCCTGGTCGCCCTCGCGGCCACGCCGTTCGGCATGGCGATCCTGGAATGGCTGGTCGATACGGTGCCCGGCACCGGCCTGCTGCGCGACACCCAGAAATGGATCGCCCTCGCGGTTCCGGCATACGCGCTGGCTGCCGCGTCAGCCGTCCAATCGGCCGGCCGACACGTGCCCAAGGGGTTTGCCGCCGTCGTCGCCTCCGCCCTGATCGTCGCCCCACTGCCCGACCTCGCGTGGGGTGTGGGCAACTCGCTCACCCCGATCCGCTACCCCGGCGACTGGCACGCAGTTGCCGACACCATCACGTCCGGGCATGGCGATGTGCTGGTGCTCCCGGTGGGGACCAACCGCCAGTACGCCTTCGCCGATTCGGTGTCCCTGGATCCTGCCCCGAGACTCCTGCGCGCCGACGTCCTGCAATCGGGTGAGCTGATCGTCGATGGCCTCAGTGTCGACCGACCCGATTCACGGGCCACCCGAGCCGAGGAAGCACTCCTCGCCGGATCGTCACCGCAGGCGCTCGCAGCACTGGGCGTCGGATGGGTTCTCGTCGAGGGCGATTCCGCCATCGACGCGGCCCCGCGCACCCTGGCCCAGCTCGACCTCGTCTTCGACGGTGCCGATCTGCGCGTCTATCGGGTGGACGTCGATCGTTTGCACAGTGCAATCGGCGAGCCCTCAACAGTCGAGCGGGGCTCGCTGTGGGTTGCCCATCTGGTGTGGATTGTGCTGATCGCCAATGGATTACTCGCAGCTGTGCTGAAATGGCCCCACCGAACGGCGCACCGAAAGAGGCTCTAGGCAGTGGACGAGCTCGAAACATTCACACAGATCGAAGCGATCAAACAGCTCAAATACCGATATCTCCGTGCCTTGGACACCAAGGCGTGGGAGGAGTTCGAGACCACCCTGGCCGAAGACGTCACCGGCGACTACGGCGACAGCCTGTCGTTCACCACCCGCGCCCAGCTCGTCGACTTCATGAAGTCGTCGCTCGGGGCCGCGGTGTTGACCGAGCATCGAGTCGACCACCCAGAGATCACCGTCGACGGCAACGAGGCCACGGGCCGGTGGTACCTGCAGGACCGGGTCATCGTCGCGGACTTCAACTTCATGCTCTTCGGGGCGGCGTTCTACAACGACCGCTACATCCGGACGGCAGACGGATGGAAGATCAGCGCGACCGGCTACGACCGCACCTACGAGGCCACGGTGTCACTCGAAGACATGCCGAGCTTCAAGGTGAAACCCGGTGCGGCACTCGATCTCTGACGAGCCCCGACACACGTCGCCCTGAGACCGTTTCGGCCAGAACATATTTCACCCGGGCGGCCGCCGCCGACCACGAATAGTCCCCGGCCCGTTCACGCGCCTTGTCGCCGAGTTCCCGGCACCGCGCCGGCTCATCAAGCAATTCCGCTGTGGCCGAGACCAACTCGTCGAGGTCGTCGACGAGCAGTCCGGTCACGCCGTCGACCACGGAGTCGGTGAGACCTCGAGAAGATCGATACCCGATGGTCGGCACACCATGGCCCGCGGCCTCGACAACGGCAAGTCCCCACCCCTCGGTCTGCGACGGCATCAGATGTAGCGCCGACCCGGCAAGGATGCGGTGCTTGTCGGACTCGCTGACATGCCCGTGAAAACTCACGCGCCGGTCGACACCGAGTTCGGTCGCGCGTTCACGAAGACGGGTCGACCACCAGCCGTCGCCCACCACGTCCAACGTCACGTCCGGATGGGTGGTCGCGAGCTGGGCCATCACCTCGAGCGCGTGTTCGATCTGTTTGTGCGGCACCAGCCGCGAGAGCACCACCAGCCGGCGAGGATCCGGTTCGACATCGACGTGAGGTGACGGGTCGGTGCCTGCGCGCACCACCGACACCCGCCCGGCGTCCACACCGAGCGAGACGAGATCTTCGGCCGACGGCAACGACACGGTCAGATACTGCGAATCTCGATGCACCCACGGTGACAGGCGGGATTCGATGAACCATCCGATCCGGCCCATCGCGGCGCCTGCGACCGGCCATTGGCGGCGATGGCAGTGATGCACCAGAACCACCACCGGCGCGCGCATCACCCAGCGGGCAAAGAAGGGAATGCCGTTCTGGGTGTCGATCACCACGTCGGGATCAAGCCCGGCCATCGGTCCACGGCCGAGCCGGCCGGCAACGATCGCCGCAAGCGCCCGCGGGTACACGCTGAGCCGGCCACCGCCGCGCGAGACCCGGATGCCATCACGGATCTCCGTGCGCGCCGCCCCCGGGTAGCCGGCCGTCCGCAGGGTCACGCGCACCCCGTCGCGGACGAGTTCGGCCCCGATGCGCTCGAGGTAGCGTTCGCTGCCGCCACCCTGCGGGTGGTCGGAGTCGCGCCAGCACAGCAACAGCACCTCGCGGACGGGCGCGGTGGACTCACCGTGGGCGACGTTGTCAGGTTGTTCGTTTTTCACTGCTGGCCAGGGTAGCGGCCGGATCACCACCGACGTCCGACCCGTATCGTTTCGCTGGTGAAAGACACCACCCGCCGTGCCCGTCAGCGCGCCACGGTGGTCCGTTCGGCCACCTTGCTGAACCACTTCCGGTACGAGCAGTCCGACCCCGACCGCTTCTACGGCGCCCTTGCCGATGACTCGGTGGAGTTGATCGAGGCGCTGCACCGCGGCGTCACTGGCCTCGACCCCGGCGGCCCGGCCGGCCTCGACCGCAAGGTTGTCCTTGATGTGGGAGGCGGTCCCGGCTACTTCGCCGAGGTGTTCCGGCGTCGCGGAGCCCACTACGTGTCGGTCGAACCTGACCCCGACGAGATGCATGCCGCCGGTCTCCCCCAGCAGGCCGGTGTCCGCGGGTCGGGGACTGCACTGCCGATCGCCGACGCCGTGGTGGACATCTGCTACTCGTCCAACGTCGCCGAACACGTCGCCGAGCCCTGGTCCATGGCCCGCGAGATGCTGCGGGTCACTCGCCCCGGCGGCCTCGTCCTGCTCAGCTACACCCTCTGGTACGGACCGTTCGGCGGCCACGAGATGGGTCTGACCCATTACTTCGGCGGTGCCCGGGCGGCCCGCTGGTACACCAGAAAGCACGGCCACCGGCCCAAGAACCTCTACGGCACATCGTTGTTCAAGGTCACCGCCGCCGACGGGCTGCGGTGGGCACGTTCGGTGCCGCCGAGCGAGGCGACACTGGTGGCCGCCTTTCCGCGATATCTCCCGGGGCGGCTGTGGTGGGTGATGAAGGTGCCACTGATCCGGGAAGTACTGGGCACCAACTTGGTGCTCCTGCTCCGTAAGGCCGACCCGACCAATCCGCTATAGGACAAGCCCGTCGAGGTCGGTGTCCGGGGCCTCGATCGGCGGGACCCGGAGGGCGGTCACCGTCGCCCACCCGTCCGCGATGAGGGCGGCATCTGAACCCGGCGGGCTGTCGTCCTGCTCCTGGGCACGGATCTCATCGAAGGTCACCGCCACCGACTCCTCATCTCGTTCCCCGATCCGGGCCTGCACGGCCCCGAACGGTGCAAGCGATGCCCGCCGCAGCCCCTTCAGATCCGCTCTGGCCAGATCGGGGATGTTGACGTTGAGCACCGAACCGGGCTGGGCCTTGTCGACCACCCACGCTGCTGCGACACGCGCGACCTCGGCCGCGCAGTCCCAATCGCGGGGCTCGGTGGCGTCCACCGACACCGCCAACGTCGCAGCGCCGTGGGCGGCAGCGGTGAACGCCGCACCGACCGTCCCCGAGTGCAAGATCGCGTGTCCGGTGTTGGGCCCGTGATTGATCCCGGAGAACACCAGATCCGGAGGTGACCCGAAAGCTCCATCGCACGCGACAAAAGCGATGAGGGCAGGCGACGCGTCCACGGCGTAAGCCGTCACGTCGGGCAACTCGGTCAGGTCGGTGGCTCGCATCCGCAAGCGACCGCCGTCTTCGATGGCACTGAGCGACGCGCTCGCGCCGCTGCGTTCCCGGTCGGGCGCGGCGACCACCACGTCGAGACCCAGGTCAGTCGCAACCCGCGCGAGCACGTGAATCCCGGCGCGGTCGATACCGTCGTCGTTGGTGATCAGCACCTTCACGAGGTGCCCTTTCCGGGGCGGTCCACCTTGCGGACCTCGGCTCGTTCGGCCAACTTCCGGACCACCTCGCCGTGGCCCGTCGCCAGCCCTCGCCGGGTCACCGTTGCCGCACCCGCCGCGACCGCCAGCCGCAGTCCCGACTCGAGGGACTCACCCTGCGCGGTCGACACGGCCAGCGCAGCGGTCATCGAGTCGCCGGCACCCCGATGATCGACCGATTGGGCGGGCGGCGCGATGGCCTCCCAGAACTGGCCGTCCTCCCAGGCCAACGTGGATTCCTCACCTCGGGAGATCACCACCACCCTGGCGCCCTTTTCTCCGAGTTCCTCCATCGCGGTGGCGAGATCCGCAGGCTTCTCCGACTTCGCGAACCCGTCCTCGACGAGATCTTCGTGACTCACCTTGAGGATGTCGAGGCCACCTTCGAGCGCGCTCTGCAAGGTCGGGCCGGACAGGTCGGCCACCACCGGGATCCCGTTGGCCGTCAGATCTGCAGCCAGGCGTCCGTAGGTCTCGTCCGGGATCACTCCGTCCTCATGGGGGCCGCCGAGTGCCGCGACGCCCGAGGTGAGACCCTCGGCAAGGCAGTTGCTGAAGAGGTCGTCCACCTCGTGCCGGGTGAGCACTTGCGGACGCACACTCACCACTTCGAGGCGGTTGCCGCTGCGCCGGTCGTGGACGTACGAGCCGTTCTCGCCGCCCATCGCGACGCCTCGCACCGCGACGCCCTCACCTTCGATGAGCGGGCGCAGTATCTTTCCGGCCTCGCCGCCGAACACCCCACACAGCGTGGTGTTCAGGCCGAGCGTCTCCATCATCCGGGCGATCCAGAAGCCCTGCCCTCCGGCGTGGACGTGCAGCTCCGCAGCGTCGCTGGCGTCGGCCTCGATGGTGACCGTCAGCAAAGGTGTCGGGGCGAAAACCAGACCATGTGTACTCATGATGTCCTCCTCGCGCCCCGCTTACCCGCTCGCGCCGACCGGAAAACGGACAAAACCCCCGCGCCGTGATCGGCGCGGGGGTTTTGCGTATGCGGTGTCGCGGACTAGTTGTCGATCGCATCCAGCGGTTTGGTCTTCGCCGCCCGTGAGGCCGGCCATAGGGCCGCCAGCACTCCGACAACGGCCGCACCGACCAGCGTGACGACGATCAGACTCCACGGCAACACCGGAGCACCCAGACCCCAGTACTTCAGGGTGCGTACCAAAGCCCAGCCGAATGCCACGCCCAGCACCACACCGAGCAGCGCACCGAAGATCGCGATCAACAGCGACTCGACGTAGATTGTCCGCCGTAGTTGAGCGCGGGCCATCCCGATCGCCCGCAACATCCCGATCTCACGTTTACGTTCGATCACCGACAGGGCGAGCGTGTTGACGATGCCCAGGACTGCGATCACCAACGCCAGTCCGAGCATTCCGTAGAGGACGCTCAGCATCTGGTCGATTTGCGATGACTGCTCGCCCTTGAACTCGGCAGGCGTGCGGATCTTCACCGTCAGGTAGTCGGCGGTGACATCTTCGACCCGGTCGCTCACCTCGTCGACGTTGGCGCCCGGCACCGTCTTGATGGCGGCGAAGACCTCTTGCCGCAGCGGTGACGGGATCAGCTTCTCGTAGGCATCCGAGCCCATCGCCCACGGATCGATCAGCGGGTTGTCCTTGAAGATGCCGGTCACCCTCACCGGGACCACCGTGCCGTCGTAGTTCGTGAACTCGATCGTCTCGCCGACGTCCCAGCCCTTCTCCTTCGACGTGCGTTCGCCGACGATCATGCCGTCCGGTTCGATCGTTCGCGGTCCTTCGACCATCTCGTACGGGGTGACCGAGTACATGTCACCGTCGGGCGAGTACCCGAAGACACCCTGACCATCGACCTCGGCCTGGATGCCCCCGAAGCCGACAACCGATTCGACACCGTCGATCTCGGCGATGGCCTCCACCACCAGGGGCGAGAACCCGCTGCCCTGATCGCCGGACACCAGCAGATTCGCCGTCAGTCCGGTGTCGATCGCATCGTCGATCGTGCCCTTGAATGTCGAACCGAGAGTGCCGATCACCGCAACCAGCATCAAACCGAGTGTCAACGCGAAAGCTGTTGCGGCAGTACGCCTCGGATTGCGGACAGCGTTGGTACGCGCAAGCTGACCGATCTTGCCGAAGGGCCTAGCCAGCACCGCGCCGAGCGCGGTGACCGCCGGACGCGACAACGCAGGCGCGGCGAACACCACCGCGAAGATCATCACCAGGGCACCGAGTCCGACGATGCTCGCAGCTCCGGACCCCTCACCGGAGGTACCGATCGCCAGCAGCGCCAATGCGATGACCGCCAGCACGATGCCTGCGATGGTGCGCACCTTGAGTGACGCCTGACCATCGGTGAGGCTCTCGCGCATCGCCTCCACGGGCGACACCTTCGACGCCCGCCTGGCGGCGCATACGCACTGACCATCGTCACCACGATGCCCACCAACAGACAGGCGATGATCGCCGACGGACCGACCTGGAGCGACGCGGTGGGCAGTCCCGTCGAGGACGTCACGGCGCGTAGCACCGCCGCGATCCCGATGCCGGTGACCAGTCCGACCAGCGCGCCGATCAGGCCGACGACAAACGCCTCGAGGAGCACCGAACGGGTGACCTGTTTGCGACTGGCCCCGATCGCCCTGAGCAGGGCCAACTCTCGCACCCGCTGGGCCACGATCATCGAGAAGGTGTTGTAGATGATGAACGTGCCGACGATGAGCCCGATCGCGGCGAACGCCAGCAGGATGTAGTTGAAGACGTCGAGGAACTGGTTGATCGAGTCCTTCTCGTCCTGACGCACCTGGTCGCCGGTGCGCAGCTTGTAGTCGTCGCCGATCAGACCTGCGACACGTTCCTTCAACTGCTCGGGACTGACACCCGGCACCGCCTGCAGGTCGATCGCCTGCGAATGCGAGCCGTCGGTGAACAGGTCTTTGGCAGTCTCCTCCTGGAACTGGATACTGGTGAATCCGCTGGTGGCGCCCGGCACGTCGAGGATGCCGACCACCGTCACCTCCATCGGCGCCCCGCTGCCACGGCCCACCGCCACCTTGGTGGTCGACCCGAGCTTCAGGTCGGCCTCGTCGGCGGACGAATCGTTGAGAGCGATCTCGTTGGGGGCAGCCGGAGCACGGCCGTCGATGAGATTGCTCTCGGTGTCGGACAGCCGTTGGTCCGGCGACTGGAAGGCACTGCCCACACTGGGCGCGCCGCCCGTCTGCAACGCCTTGCCGTCGGCCTTGGCGATGGTGGCCGGACCGCTGTACTGCGGCAACACCTTCGCCACTCCGAGCTCGGCCTTGTTGTCCTCGATCTGGGTGAGGACCGAATCGGGCACACCCGACGAATTGGAGTCCTCCGGTGAGATCTGGGTGTCCACACCGAGTGCGACCTTGTCGAAGATCCCGTCGAAGGCGCTGGACACGGTCGCGGTGAAGATCATCGAACCGGCGACAAAAGCGGTACCCAACACGACCGACAGAACAGTCAGGACAAGGCGAAGCTTATGCGCGCCAAGGTTTCTCAGTGAGACCCTGCGCATCGCATTCGACGCCATCACAGTTCCTTGGGAGCGCGCGAGAAGCCTCCGGTCGACGGGGTCTCGTCGAGGTTCTTCATGTACTCGAAGATCTCGTCTGCATCGGGATTGCGGAGTTCCTGCACGATCTGACCGTCGGCGAGGAAGACCACCCGGTCGGCATAGCTCGCCGCACGGGGGTCGTGGGTGACGATCACAACGGTCTGGCCGAACTCGTCGACCGCGGCGCGAAGAATGCTGAGCACCTCGCCCGAAGACCGGGAGTCGAGGTTGCCGGTCGGCTCGTCACCGAAGATGATCTCGGGTTGCCCGACCAGCGCCCGCGCACACGCCACTCGCTGCTGCTGGCCACCGGACAGCTCGCTGGGACGATGGCCCAGGCGATCGGCGATACCGAGACGCCCGATCACGGTGTCGAACCATTGCTGATCGGGTTTGCGGCCGGCGATGTCGAGCGGCAGCGTGATGTTCTCCCGAGCCGTCAGGGTCGGCACCAGGTTGAAGGACTGGAACACGAAGCCGATCCGGTCACGGCGCAGGAGCGTCATCTGCTTGTCGGAGAGATCGGTCAGATTGGTGTCGCCGATGCTCACCGTTCCGCTGGTCGCGGTGTCGAGTCCGGCGAGGCAGTGCATCAACGTGGACTTGCCGGACCCGGACGGGCCCATGATGGCCGTGAACTCACCTCGGACGAACTCCGCGGTGACACCCGCCAATGCATGCACCTGGGTGTCTCCGGATCCGTAGATCTTCTTCAGATCGGTCGCGCGGGCCGCAACTGCGGTGGGTGGGGCGGTCATGTCTGGCCTTTCTCATTCTCGGTCAGTTAATGCACGATGCCTGGCTACCGGCAGTACAAATACTGACTGCCATGCCATCGCCGAATCATCGGGGACCACCCTGATCTTTCCCCTACATCCCGCCGACGAATCGGCCGTGAGGATGATTTGGCCCCCTCGCAGTAGTACCGCAGAGTGAGGTCGCGGTCCAGCGAATACAGGTCAGCGAGGGAATTGCACGGCCATCACGTGCAGCTTGTTGGGTACGGCAGGCGAGTTGAAGCCGTTGTCGGACACGGCGAGAAGAGCGCGCCGATTGTTCGACAGTCTCGGCCCCCACGCCAGACCTTCGACGTTGCCCGGCCTCAGATTCGTCAAGCTGCTCAGGTTGTAGACCAAGTGCTTCGGCATTGCCTTCTCGCTCCCCGCCAGGGCGGCTTTACCCGTGACCCGGTCGGCGCCGTTGGTGGTCGTCCAGAAGATCTTGATGTCGTAGGAGTTGCGAGCGGGATCGTAACCGCGTTCGAGCACCAGGAAGTCGGTCTTGTTGACGGCCAACACCTCCGAGACACCCTTGAACGCCCGGCCCGACGAACCCGGGGCAAGCGGGTCGGTGCGATAGACGAACTCGCCGCTCACACTGCCGTTGCCACGTAGTTGCAGCAGCCGCGAGCTGGTGCCTGCGGACAGGCTGGGCCGTGGGCCGTCCTGGGCGAGTGAGTTCTCGGTGATGGTGCTGATGAGGCCGCCCTCGCTCACCGCCAGGGATTCCAGACCCAGGTGCCCCCGCAGCCCACTGCCCTTCTTGGGGACATACGCGGCGGGGAGCGCGAAGTCCCGCTGATGGAGCCCTGGGGCCGAGACCATCCGGATGAACGGCTCGGGCCCATCACTGGCGACGATCAACGAGTCGCCGTAGTGCCTGATGGCCTCGAACTCGTAGCCGGAGCCGGGCAGCATCGGGATGTTGTTCGGCCCCAGCACCACACCACCGCCGACCAGCGCGGGGGCGCCGACCGACATGCCGTCGCGGTTGAGTGGAACGCTGACGTCGTAGTAACGGGTGGGTCCATTGGCGCCGGTGTCGTCGGTGATCACCGAGTAGTTGCCACGACCGTCACCGTCGATGCCGGAGATGCCCCCGAAGCGGGCGGGCGCCGGGATCCAGTCGAACGGCAGGTTTGTCGTCGACAGGAACTTCGCGGACACCACAGGTGCTGCCGCAGCGTTCACGGGTGCAATCAGACCCGCTGCCAGCGTGGCCGCGACAACTCCTGTGGCCGTTGCCAATACACCGCGCAGCTTCGCTCGCCTCATGAGCGGGACGCTACCGGTGCGGCCTCGCCTGCGCGCGTTCAGAAGTGACTTGAAGGATCAAGAATCGGCGCCGAGCCGGTGCTTGAGCGCCTCGAACTCGTCCCGGATGCCCGACGGCAGCTTCTCGCCGACGAAGTCGAACCATTCCTCGATGGACGGGATTTCACCGCGCCACTCATCGGGGTTCACCGCGAGCGCTTCGGCGACGTCGGCTTCGGAGACGTCCAAGCCGTCGAGGTCCAGCGCTTCGGGCGTCGCCACGATTCCGATGGGGGTCTCGACACCGCTGGTCTTGCCCTCGATGCGTTCGACGATCCACTTCAGCACGCGGCTGTTCTCACCGAATCCTGGCCACAGGAAGCGCTTGTCGTCGCCGCGACGGAACCAGTTGACGTAGAACACCTTCGGCAACTTGGACTCGTCGGCGTTCTTGCCGAGGTCGATCCAGTGGTTGAGGTAGTCGCCGACGTTGTAGCCGAGGAACGGCAGCATCGCCATGGGGTCGCGGCGGATGGCACCGACGGTGCCCTCGGCTGCTGCGGTCTGCTCCGAGCCGACGGTGGCGCCCATGAACACGCCGTGCTGCCAGCTGCGGGCCTCGGTCACCAACGGGATGGTGGTCTTGCGCCGGCCGCCGAACAGGATCGCCGAGATCGGCACACCCTGCGGGTCATCCCACTCGGGCGCCATGATCGGGCACTGGCTCATCGGGGTGCAGTACCGCGAGTTCGGGTGCGCTGCCTGTGTATCCGAGTCCGGGGTCCAGTCGTTCCCGCGCCAGTCGATGAGGTGCTGGGGGTCGCCTTCGAGGCCCTCCCACCAGACATCCTTGTCGTCGGTGAGCGCGACGTTGGTGTAGATGGTGTTACCCGCCTCCATGGTCTTCATGGCGTTGGGGTTGGAGCTGTAGTTGGTACCGGGCGCGACACCGAAGAAGCCGAACTCCGGGTTGACCGCGTACAGACGGCCGTCTTCGCCGAACCGCATCCAGGCGATGTCGTCACCGAGGGTCTCGGCACGCCACCCGGGGATGGTGGGCTGGATCATCGCGAGGTTGGTCTTGCCACAGGCGCTCGGGAACGCCGCGGCGATGTAGTACGCCTTGTCCTCCGGGCTGATCAGCTTGAGGATGAGCATGTGCTCTGCGAGCCAGCCCTCGTCGTGGGCCATGGCCGACGCGATGCGCAGCGAGTAGCACTTCTTGCCCAGGAGCGCGTTACCGCCGTAACCCGAACCGTACGACCAGATCTCGCGGTCTTCCGGGAAGTGGGTAATGTACTTGGTCTCGTTGCACGGCCACGGCACGTCTTCCTGGCCGGCCTCGAGTGGGGCGCCCAGTGAGTGCAACGCCTTGACGA is a window from the Williamsia sp. DF01-3 genome containing:
- a CDS encoding esterase-like activity of phytase family protein, which gives rise to MRRAKLRGVLATATGVVAATLAAGLIAPVNAAAAPVVSAKFLSTTNLPFDWIPAPARFGGISGIDGDGRGNYSVITDDTGANGPTRYYDVSVPLNRDGMSVGAPALVGGGVVLGPNNIPMLPGSGYEFEAIRHYGDSLIVASDGPEPFIRMVSAPGLHQRDFALPAAYVPKKGSGLRGHLGLESLAVSEGGLISTITENSLAQDGPRPSLSAGTSSRLLQLRGNGSVSGEFVYRTDPLAPGSSGRAFKGVSEVLAVNKTDFLVLERGYDPARNSYDIKIFWTTTNGADRVTGKAALAGSEKAMPKHLVYNLSSLTNLRPGNVEGLAWGPRLSNNRRALLAVSDNGFNSPAVPNKLHVMAVQFPR
- a CDS encoding phosphoenolpyruvate carboxykinase (GTP); this translates as MTSATIPGLDPDSAPTSHAELLAWVREVAELTEPERVVWSDGSDDEWDRLTTQLVAAGTMTKLDEKRKPNSFLANSDPADVARVESRTYICSKNEIDAGPTNNWVDPTEMRATMTELYRGSMRGRTMYVIPFCMGPIGSDDPKLGVEITDSEYVVLSMRVMTRVGPEVVAALGEDRFFVKALHSLGAPLEAGQEDVPWPCNETKYITHFPEDREIWSYGSGYGGNALLGKKCYSLRIASAMAHDEGWLAEHMLILKLISPEDKAYYIAAAFPSACGKTNLAMIQPTIPGWRAETLGDDIAWMRFGEDGRLYAVNPEFGFFGVAPGTNYSSNPNAMKTMEAGNTIYTNVALTDDKDVWWEGLEGDPQHLIDWRGNDWTPDSDTQAAHPNSRYCTPMSQCPIMAPEWDDPQGVPISAILFGGRRKTTIPLVTEARSWQHGVFMGATVGSEQTAAAEGTVGAIRRDPMAMLPFLGYNVGDYLNHWIDLGKNADESKLPKVFYVNWFRRGDDKRFLWPGFGENSRVLKWIVERIEGKTSGVETPIGIVATPEALDLDGLDVSEADVAEALAVNPDEWRGEIPSIEEWFDFVGEKLPSGIRDEFEALKHRLGADS